TGGCGCTGAGCCGCGACGGCGGTTACCCGCTGGCGACCGGCAGCGAGGCGCTGCCCGACGGCGCCCGCAAGCGGCTGATGCGCAAATCCACCTGGCCGGTCTTTCATTTCGTGTCACAAGCGTGCTGGGAGGACGAAGCGGTGCAGATCCATTTCGACAGGGTCTACAACCTGCAAGAAACCGTGTTCGAACTGCTGAGGAATCCGCGAGTGGTGGCCGGCCTGTTGCGGTATGCCGTCAAAGCGCTGCTCGGGCTCAGCAAAATCCCGCCTCCGGTGCCACCGCAATTGCCGCCGCCTGACACCGATTACACCGCATTGCGTAATAAGGCGATGGGCAAAAGCTCCGCCGAACCGCTGGCACCGGTCGGGTAGCTTCGATGAATGCTGGGCTCAGCCGTAACGCGTCGGCCTCCGTCATGAGTGGCTCGGCACGCCACAACGTTTCGCGACGACGAACCGGAGCAGCCAAACAACTCGGCCGCCCACCGGGTAGCTCAGCAGAAGAGACCATCCCACGCCTGGTCGAAGCCGCTCAGCAGCATTTCGGGATGCACGGGTATGCCGGTGCCCGGATGACCGAGATCGCCGCCGCAGCCGGCATCACCCACTCCTCGACCTACCAATACTTCGCCTCCAAACGCGAGCTGTACCAAGCGGCGTTTCACGCCGCCCTGACCGAGTTGCTACCCGCCTACCGCGACGCGATCGACCTCGACGGCCCGGTCCGGGACAAGATCAAGGCCATCTTCCGGGCCTCTGCCCGCACGCACCGACACACCCCGGCCATCACACCGTTTCT
This genomic stretch from Mycobacterium paragordonae harbors:
- a CDS encoding TetR/AcrR family transcriptional regulator; its protein translation is MNAGLSRNASASVMSGSARHNVSRRRTGAAKQLGRPPGSSAEETIPRLVEAAQQHFGMHGYAGARMTEIAAAAGITHSSTYQYFASKRELYQAAFHAALTELLPAYRDAIDLDGPVRDKIKAIFRASARTHRHTPAITPFLASIPIEIRRHPDLLPSLQEGTELMTSLVDMFSAARSRGEIHTTATDMELIMAFLGAAMGIGLLSHGLPDSNMDAMVDILLAAFDGELFTH